The sequence tggtttcaCAGATCAAACTGCAAAACGTGACAAGGTTATGCCAGACAAAGAGCATTGTAACAGTAAACGGACAGTTTCCTGGGCCTCGAATTGTTGCTAGGGAGGGTGACCAACTCCTTATTAAAGTGATTAACCATGTTCAAAACAACATCTCTATTCATTGGTAATTGTGATTAACCACAACTTCATAAGCAATCTAGAGTTCATTCTTGGActtaaattttaagaaaaattaggttttagacataattaactttattaattagtttgtaagatattggatattttggttttagttttaatacctagaaaaaactactattttggattagcccaaagagaggcccagattcgttgggccaggtaaaaaataacaactgataagacaattctacccttctgataagacaattctaccatTCTGGTACAATTctacaatggcacatgtagtaattttagggttgttggatgtccttttggtaaaattaggtggctttagttttatattaattaagcaaaattaattatctttcttccaaattagttaagttttttatggattaaaactaaagagccctAAATTTTATTGCCACGCATAATTAGCCTAATGAACTGGAagttagttaattaattattatttttgttaattactAGGCACGGCATTCGACAGCTTCGAACAGGATGGGCTGATGGGCCTGCATATGTGACCCAATGTCCCATACAAACAGGCCACAGCTATGTGTACAACTTCACCATTGTAGGCCAAAGAGGCACTCTTTGGTGGCATGCTCACATTTCATGGCTAAGATCAACTGTTTATGGTCCCCTAATCATCCTTCCCAAGCTTGGAGTGCCTTACCCATTCACTAAACCCTATAAGGCGGTGCCGATAATCTTCGGTAATTAGTCTTTACTactcctaattaattaattaattaattcatgtAACCAAGCATGCATGTTTTCTGGCCTATTGTGTTGTCATATGCTAATATGGCTACAACATGTATGTTTAAAACACAGGAGAGTGGTGGAATGCAGATCCTGAGGCTGTTATTAGCCAGGCCTTGCAAACAGGTGGAGGCCCAAATGTCTCTGATGCTTATACCCTTAATGGTCTCCCAGGGCCCTTGTACAACTGCTCTGCCAAAGGTatcaaattaatcaaaataagaTTGCATTCTAACaccttatatttttatactaTCATGCTGAACTTTAAAAAGTGACCTTCGTAAATGAATAGGAAGTTTAAATTGACCGTTTGACAACATAACATCTCAAATATCTAGTCATGACCGTTTTAACAACTAGCATGCACGATTCTGGAAAATCTCCTTGTTACAGCTCAACACCTTGTTATTCGAGTTATATGAGGAAAAGTTTGCTTCTATGGATCCTTTTTGCAGATGCATTCAAACTAAAGGTTGAAGCTGGGAAGACATACCTTCTGCGCCTGATCAACGCAGCACTGAATGATGAGCTCTTCTTCAGCATTGCAAATCACACCCTCAAAGTGGTAGAAGCTGATGCCGTCTATGTCAAACCCTTTGAGACCCACACAATTCTCATTGCCCCTGGACAAACCACAAATGTTCTTctcaaaaccaaacccagCTTCCCAAATGCCACATTTTTCTTGACTGCTAGGCCATATGTGACTGGCCTAGGTACATTTGACAACTCCACAGTTGCTGGCATTTTAGAGTATGAATTCCCACCCAacaccaaaaccctaaaaatgaagaaacttcCACTCTTCAAACCCAATCTCCCGGCCTTGAACGACACATCGTTCGCAACAAAATTCAATGACAAACTCCGCAGCTTGAACAATGCACGATTCCCAGCTAATGTACCACAGAAAGTTGACAAACATTTTTTCTTCACCGTAGGCCTTGGAACCAACCCTTGTAGCCAACATAACCAAACATGCCAAGGACCCAATGGGACAATGTTTGCAGCTTCAATTAACAACATTTCTTTTGCCATGCCAAACACTGCCTTACTCCAATCCCACTTTTCTGGCCAATCAAATGGGGTTTATACTCCTGACTTCCCAACCAATCCTATAATCCCATTTAACTACACAGGGGCCCCACCAAATGATACTATGGTGAGCAATGGGACAAAGCTGGTGGTGCTTCCATTTAACACCAGTGTGGAGTTGGTGATGCAGGACACTAGCATTCTTGGTGCTGAGAGCCATCCTCTGCATCTTCATgggtttaatttctttgttgtgGGTCAAGGATTTGGGAACTTTGACAGAAATAAGGACCCTGCAAAGTTCAATCTGGTTGACCCTGTTGAGAGGAACACTGTGGGTGTGCCCTCTGGTGGATGGGTTGCTATTCGGTTTTTAGCAGATAACCCAGGTAATATATTGAAGCTAAGATATAACAGTAACAATATACGTATCATATTATTGatcacatctctctctcttaaaacTAAGTTTTAAGTAATTCTCACTACACAGAGATGTGATTAGTAGTGTGATCCATGTAAATGTGGTAAAAGGAATTTACTGATGAAAACATAAACCATATATTTCTGATCATTTGATGTGTAATTGGTACTCAAACTCTATTATCTTGGGTTGATTTTGATGACTGATATTGAAGGTTGATGTGTCAATATACAGGTGTGTGG comes from Prunus dulcis chromosome 6, ALMONDv2, whole genome shotgun sequence and encodes:
- the LOC117631117 gene encoding laccase-17-like, with the protein product MGVPLISSPPFLTLFLLSFMTLCLSPQHALASITRHYKFDIKLQNVTRLCQTKSIVTVNGQFPGPRIVAREGDQLLIKVINHVQNNISIHWHGIRQLRTGWADGPAYVTQCPIQTGHSYVYNFTIVGQRGTLWWHAHISWLRSTVYGPLIILPKLGVPYPFTKPYKAVPIIFGEWWNADPEAVISQALQTGGGPNVSDAYTLNGLPGPLYNCSAKDAFKLKVEAGKTYLLRLINAALNDELFFSIANHTLKVVEADAVYVKPFETHTILIAPGQTTNVLLKTKPSFPNATFFLTARPYVTGLGTFDNSTVAGILEYEFPPNTKTLKMKKLPLFKPNLPALNDTSFATKFNDKLRSLNNARFPANVPQKVDKHFFFTVGLGTNPCSQHNQTCQGPNGTMFAASINNISFAMPNTALLQSHFSGQSNGVYTPDFPTNPIIPFNYTGAPPNDTMVSNGTKLVVLPFNTSVELVMQDTSILGAESHPLHLHGFNFFVVGQGFGNFDRNKDPAKFNLVDPVERNTVGVPSGGWVAIRFLADNPGVWFMHCHLEIHTSWGLKMAWVVLDGKLPNQKLLPPPADLPKC